TTCGCTTTATTATGCATTGATGTCTCAATCTGCTGCGCCCAGTGGCATCAGGATTTTATCAGTACATGTAAAAtcttttaactaaaaatataaatcaaatacatggatttgatattatttataaaaagtttctacttcaaaattcaaatcaataattcattaaaatttgaaaggaaCTATCTATACCTATCAAAATTATACTCCGTGGATTTTCCTATACTAAATGGTAATAATATGCTCTTAAATCTATCTATATAACATCTAAAAATTGAagcataacatttattattgttacgcTTATATTGAGCCACATTAGTGTAACAATTCAGTTTATTTTGGTCCCTTTCTGTACATTTGGTCTAGTTCGGTCCATTTCGGTCCACAATGGTCCATTTAGTCCAATTTGATCCTTTTGGTCCACTTCAGTAATGCTTTGAGAGGAAATGTTTGTGTAGAACGAGAATTACtgctttattaacaattatgtTACATTCTCAACGTAATGTTAGTAGGTTGttgataaaattacatttttttaatgtttttaaagttctgtattttttttggataatataataaatgataGATTTACTTATATCCGCTTCATCTTTAGGTTATTCAAGacatataaaaaatgaactatTTGTAAGGAGTACTAGAAACAAATTTCAACCACGCATTATGTTATTGTATCAACTATACTTTGTTAGAAAATGatcacatcattttaaaaagGATTTGGGACCAACACTTATAagtcttttttactattttcattttctacttaacaagaaaacaaattattaaaattttccatacATTGCCCAAGTCTATAACTAGTTTCTAGTAAAATAATGAAAAGGGGGATAGAAAAACTTAAACCATTTCACAAAGTTGAAAAACTAGACAAGAAAGACACACTTCATTCTTAAGTTGTCATTTATTAAAGCCACTTCGACATTCAAAGAAAAGTAGATAGAGTTCCCCTACATATCATACGCTTTATTTTAAAGCATTATGTACAAGCATCAGAATACCATATAATTCCATAGTTTCACCATCAACTTGCTTCAACACCAGAATAGATAAGCAGGAagaaagtttaaatttttacttCCTCGAGTGCTACTTTCCCTTTCTGAAAGCATTCATAGTTGAAAGCAGCAAAGTTTTTCACATTTCTATATAGCCTTGGCCTTTTCTCGTCTATCAATTGTTCCACAGGTCCAATCTCTTTATCCGGCTCTGGCGTATTAAAGGTTGCCACAGATATCCTCAACTTGTCAGTGTTGGTCAATACCCTATGCAGTGGGCTCTTGAAAATTCCATTGCTCATTATCTGTATGAATTCATATACAGCGAACTACATATAtatcaaacttgtaaatttctttttataggTTAGGCATGTTAGTGCATATTAACTGATTGCATCTATAACATGTCAGTATTATGAATCTTCActagtttaaatatttttatgtattgaATGAATATCACAGTACTTTGTATGAAGGTGACATTTCATTGCATGCAAAACTTGCTTGAGCGCTACTAAGTGACCCTCCAACTGACTAAGTCATACCTGCATTTGATCCCCAAGATTGACAACAAGAGCATGAGGGAATTACAGGAACGTTAATCCATTTGTCatctttgaaaatttgaagaCCTCCTACTTCATCATCTTGCAAGAGAACTGTGGTTCCTGATGTATCTGAATGAGCTTTGACACCTAGAACCATATCAGGTCTAGAACAAGGTGGATAGAAGTTAAATGTTGCTTTGATCAGTGAGTTGTCTCCAAACTGGCTTGAGAAGCTGCCCTCTACCAAATTCAGAGACTTTTCCATAGCCTTAAAGAGTATATCCATGACACCCTTCAACTTCACAACATATTCATGTAGAATATCTctgtaaaattaaataaaggatTAATCACTAACAATATGAAAAAGGACTTTATCTATGGAAATGCTTCACCATGTTAATCTAAGTCAGAAAATGCTAGACAAAGGATAAAAAATCGAAGTGAAATGTTAATACTACTACcagttttattagaaaatatttaaaaattaacatgatGATAAATGTGATTGATTGATTGGTGCCACATTAACAACataacaattgaatttttttaattactttttatatgTTATAGTTAAAAGTCGACGCATCAGTTTATAATGTCtatatgtagtaaaatttgtaacatTTCTAACATCactcaaataaaattatgtaaattctATTCTGATCTCTTCATCATGATGATATTACAAattgaataggaaaaaaaaaaaaagtatattaaaCTTACTTGAAATCACTTGGATTTTCTGGCCAAAAATTGAGCCTTCTTTGATCTTCTGGGAAGACCTTAAGAGATAGGCGACTGCTCCAGTCAAGGATTTGCTTTTCTGAAACTAATCCATCTTGCCCATACCCTTCAACCTCATTTGCTGCTCGGGAGTCCTTATGCTTTTCTTCTGCTGGAAGTGCAAAAAACTGTTTTGCGACTTCGCGTAACTTGTCAAGTAGTGAACTTAGAATTCCATGACCTATTGCCTGAGGCTCAAAGGTAGCTTATGACAAATTCTTAGCTCTTACAGAAAAAGAAATGCACAAATTCGATTCATTTCTTTTAGGATCTAAACATATTATTAAATCTAGATAAACGTCCAAATATATATCTGAAAAATTTCTAACTGTTTTCTTTCTAGACTCTAGTGCAGGCAagcacagttttttttttttttttgcattcaatAGTTAGAGGTGGAGATTTGAATCATGAATGCTTTTTTTGGAAATAACATAAAAtgttagttgagttataaggcTCTTAGTCATATGAATAGGTTTATGATATAAAGTTTTGacaattgagttacaaggctcttgatCATATGAATACGTTTATGATATAAGGTCTAACATAACTAATATTGGTTTTTACTATGATTTTAATACCATTACGTATTCTAGATTTAGTAGTGGCTCATGCTCAAATGCATCTAATATTCTAATCACATTACCCTCCTAGTACATAATCCTTATTATGCCTTGAATCAAAATATATCAATTATTATTGATTTAGGCATAATCAGGGCCCAACTTCTTTTGTATATTCATAGAGACTTTCTGTACAAATTTGATAATTGGGGGAGTAGGGATCTGAACCATAGATGTCCCAATTGGAAACATTACGTGGTATCAGTTGaactacaaaactcttgactAAATGCTTTGATGAAATAATTTTCCTAGTAACAAAAAGGATAGCTATTCTGCCTAATGTAGCATAGAACTTTCGgtgaaaaaatttcaagttaaaTATAAGTCCTATCCTGGAAGCATCCTCCTGAACGAATTACCTCATAAAGTAGAAAAAGCTTGAGAATAAAAACACCAAGTTACCATTTACTAACCATGTTAATTGTCAACTAAACCCCTCTTCTGACATTTACAGTTGAGGCGAGTTAGCTTTTACTAAATGTACTTTGTTAAACAAGTATCATAATACCACACAATTCCATACTTTTACCATCAACTCGCTGAAAAGTACAGAACATATCATAAGCACAGTGAGAAATTGAAAAACTTGCATTCAGCACTCCCATTGACATAATTACAAACCTAGCAATTTTCACCTCGCAGTTCAAAGAAACGTCAACTTTACCAGTCACAACGCTTTAGAAAATAAGATGATAAAACCGTCATTTTCTACTCAGAATTATTTAACTGGCCTTCCCCATCACTTATTCTAAATCCTATGTTGATTGCAATCTACTACATTGTACAATCATAAGTCGAAACCCAAATCACCAGTGACAGAGCCGCTTTAGGGCCAACAATAGTTCCTAAAACAGCTAAACTATCACcacattttttagaatataaatGTATGAGTAAAAtctcaaattaaataataatgagaaaaatgagtggttaatataatataattgagcTTGTACCCATTGGATTTAAGTCTTTTAGTTTTAGGTTAAGCATgcctctttatatttttaactacTTACAGAGTCAAAATGTTTATCTCCCCCCAACAAGTTGTACcagaattaataaattattgagGGCTCgtcaaaaagaaaagtgatGAATAAAAGGTCATAAGAGAGTTGATTGATAAGGGAGGaccagtggcggcgccacgttcaggccagggtgttcccaggaacaaCCTGAcctgaaattttatatatatatatatataataattaaaaaaaattattttttcacccttaaaaaaaaattaggaacaccctcaaccAAACtgaggaacaccctcaaataaaaaaatatatatatatatttgttctacttttgagcgcaaaaaaaaaaaaccccaaaaaaaattttgaacgaaaatctaaaaaaaaaaaaaaattgtaacaaaagcAAGCCcaccagagaaaaaaaaaatagcccaACATCAATTCTAAACAATAGATTACAAAcccaatctaaagaaaaaatacaagGTAAAGCAAACCCAATGTGGTAGCAAACCCacgtattctaaaaaaataatcaaaaatcaaaacccaatatACGCGATTACAACCTAACCTAAAGAAACCAGAGCAACAGAATCATCCAGTAAAGCAAAACCAGAACAGAGCACTGAGCACATCAACAAATTCATCGCCGCAAGTCCGCTAGAATCTCATTCCAACGTACCTAGAGCAATAGAGCAACATACACATGATGCAATGGTGGCAACCATAACAAGTGAGTCTTCACACTTTTCTCAGTCTCTGGCATCCTAATCTGatctgctctttttttttcttctgttttcttttcattgCTTCTTTGGTTCTTCCGTTGTCTATGAAGTAGAGTACTAGTGTTACACTTTGCCCAACCAAGAAACACTTATCAATTGCCTGTTGCCTCTACACGTGTATGGTTCAACTTGAAGTCTTCAAAAGCAATTGATAATACCCACACAAAGTGATTAGGTGTGGGCCCtatgatttatatgatttttccttttcttgcttATTTGTTGTTaaagtatattatattatataacatTATGAATGAATATAATATACTATACAGTATATCATATCTAAGATAATactagaaaatttaattagttgtatttaataagattttttatacatttaaattttttatgagcaTTTTAgacattgaaatttgaaaaacaatttgtcTACTATTGGTGTTCGTTGAATCTCAGTCATTATACTTAGTAggttataatttaattaataatatggGCAAAGATAATAATCATTAATTCattcttcaaaagaaagaaatataataattcagaaaataatatatttctagGTTTTAAATTGAGGAAAGTAAATGCACATGGGGTGTGTGCTAGTGCAACTAATAAACagtaatttaattaaccaataattaattgggagcaactaataaaaaataattaataatttaattaaccaatacattataaaagacaaacaaattaaattatgttaggctaaataataattaataattttataattaatataacaacaatataacaaagagaggtgttacgtccacaacatttttacaacaattttacaacaaatcataggtggttagttgttataggttcaaatttgaatttaatactaagattacttttttgtcccaacaataacaaccagtaacaacttgccatttaggatttgttgtaaaaatgttgtggacatatcatttctctataacaaattatagtttataaaagataaataaattaatgaaacaactcaacaacaataactaataattttattattattgtagaaTTAATAATAAGACTATAATGCaacgattttaaaatatgaaaactcgtagaaggcaattgtaaattttatgtatttgcgtatttttttattgttgctgCTGTCAatatacaaatttttctttttattagattatgTAATTTATACTCATTGAAGAACACCCTGAAAAAAtttcctggagccgccactgggGAGGACTATAATGGatttggaaaagaaaagcaatggataagagatcACAAAGGAGAGGAAGAAGACTAACCCTATGtttagaatgtgtttggatccGGATTATTGCTGCGTCTGTGCgttttcgtttttttttattttttttgctgcGGGGGACAAAACGCGCAGTGCGTACTGTGGGCGCACTATTCACGtactttttcaacaattttttattaaaaatgagtcccgcagtactattcacacatttaaaaattattttgctacagtgtttttagttttcagcaataagctctatccaaacagactcttagtatccgtttggatatagCAGTCACGTCCAGCGTCTGCATttcaccttctttttttttcttttttttttgagaagcgcGTTTCAGCAACTTTTAAGAGATTCTAGTGGTTCCGTGCATTGTTTACAGGACCCACAaacattttttcaacaaaacttttattaaaaatgggtcttacggcactattcacacatttaaaaattattttgttacaatgttttcaaatttttagttttcagcaaaataaacaatattCAAATACACTTTTAGATGGAGGGAGATATTCCAACCACTTCCCGAATAATAGACATTTTGGACACATGATTAGATGACACCTAAAAATTGATGATCATTTTAgttcttaaacaaaaaaaatagggGACCGTTTGGTATAGTAgtttaacaacatattttaagtttttaaacaacattacacacattttcacaaactttttcatctatacttattttcaaaaaattcaaataatgttACCAGAACATCGGCCTTGAGATTCACATATAGTGGGCCCAAGTAAGGTACACGTACCACACAAGAACCAATAAATGATCTAAAGACCCCATCCAAACTTTTGTGTGACCAACTCAAGTCCTCCCAAATATACCCGGTCTAGTGGCCTTTGCCCATACGTCTCCACTTCTTTGTCTTCTTTCCCCGACAACACTACCAGCCAAAATTACATTATTGATTCAATGATTAAACACACCAAAACATCGTGGACATCACAGGTTAaacgaataaaaaaaaactgtaaccTCAAATGCACCCTATCACATTATCCTCTCTGAACATAACCCCATATTATGCCTTAATCAAGGATAACAATTATTCTTGATTCAGGCATAAACTAATctgttttactattttctttcgCATGCTATATTTACAGGATATGATAAATCcttcttttcttatttcttatttcttttttgaggaaaagATAAGCAGgttctaaaataaatcttaagtacCTTGATGAAATATTATCCCTAGCAACAATAGGAATAGCTATTCTATCTAATTAAGTAGAgaacaatatttagtactaaccTGGAAGCACCCTCCTGAGCTTAGAGCTGATCTTAGTTTCTCAAGTTCATTCTCTACTTCTTTAGGATCATGTGATGAAGATAGGGAGAAGATGCTGATATCGATTATAGGAATTGAACCTGGTGATGGATCAGAAGACACTATTGATCCAAAGCTGCAATCTTTAACAATGTATTCTTGTGGTGGTTCTTCGCTATTGATGGACATTTCTTCCACACTCTTGGAAAATGTATCCATTTTAGCAGAAAGGAGGACTACTCTGTCAGTGACGTACACTGTCCGTGAGGTTACAGCTCACAAGACTATAGGAGCAAAATTAGTACAGTACCAAGAAGGAGGCACATGCCTTTTAAAGCTTTTGATGATTATGGATAAAAATTGGGTACCCATTCAGATGATAATGTATATAATATTCAATCCTTTTGATCATTACTTTaacaatattaatataatataggaGTAATATAATTTGCTTAACTACTAATTCTcatgtatttttgaaatatgaaagatggtgtttttttttttctcatattcatGATGGAGttcatttattaaattcatgatagAGTCTAGTATGACtatgtttggtttggtttggtttggtgggaaatatgagagaaattgagtaaaattttaaattgaataaaaaaaaaatgaatagttaatataacatagcTAAGCTTATTGTTGTAATAATAAACTAGTCGTGCATACAGGTGGACCTCCTAGTCTTGGACCATAGATCAAGCATTTTGTCCCATAGATAGAACTAATAAACGGATCGATGGGTTTATGATTTGTCCTGATTGTGTTTAGattggatttgggtttgatCACGCTGGGTGGACTAGATTGTTACTCTTGTGACCTTACTGGCTTACTCTGAAACATGAAACATTTTCCCTCTTCGGATTTCAAAGGTTTCATTTGAATATTTGCTAACCCTCCACCACCAGATTGAAACTCACTCATCTTTTCATTTATCAACCCATTTaatccaaataaataatatacaaTAATTAGAAATATATccatttattcaatcattaatattttaatggacGAACGGATCTTTACTAATACAATCCACAAGAGACAAAGGTACAAAAACTAGTTTCTCACTGCATCAATTGGTCTCTTTCCTTGCTGGTAGTACTGGAAATAAGTATCAACATAATTCTTCACCTTTTTGTATAGTCTCGGCCTTGAGTCATTGAACAGTCTGCCTATTGGTTCAAACTCTTTATCAGAGTCTGGAGAACTGAACACTGCCACTGAAATCCTCTCCCTTTCTGAATTTGTCACTACTCTGTGCACTGGGCTCTTGAATATTCCATTACTCATTATCTGTGTATCATGTGAGACCCATTGTATCACACGAAACCAATTctaaaacaaatttacatattCTCAAAGGTGAACTTGGTGTGAGTGTAGATGTTGATTACTTTTGAATAGCCTAGAATATATGTTGGCACTAGTTGCTAGACACTGGGGGGgttatgttgaacatgtgaaaatcTCAGTACGTAGCTATTACCTCTGCTTGATCACCTATATTTATAACAAGAGCCTGAGGAATGACTGGAACTCTGATCCACTGGTTGTCTTTCAGGAATTGGAGACCCTCCACCTCTTTGTCTTGCAAAACAAAGGTGATTGCTGATCCATCTGCATGTGGTTTAAGGCCAAGAACAATATCAGGCCTTGGAGATGGAGGATATAAGTTAAATCTTGCAAACATTGTCGATCGTTCTCCCATTTGCTCCAAAAAGCAGTTATCCTCCAAATTTAGGGTCGGTTTGGtgggaggagtggaaaagtgagaggatggaaaatggtgaaagaatagaaaagtgagatgatagaaaatatttggtttttcctcttgtgtgtttggttgaaggggtggaaaagtgggagggtgaAAAACCCTTTTATTTGGTTGGAgtgaaaaaaaggaagaatgaaaaatgtaatttatataaattgactattatacacttgttacataatatgtgaGAGTAGATGAGAGGGTATTTGTGTTAAATGGATTTCTTgtcacttttcttttctcattttcctCCTaatttgggaggataaaaaaagtaGGCCCAGGAGGAAAAATTTTATCTCTTATTTTCTGTCTCTCCTATTTTCCTTCCTAAACCAAACAGTgaaaaacaacattttccaccctatttttcatccttcctgttttcacccaaccaaacaccccctaagcATTCATAGTTGCCATAATATGCTCCATTAAATCAATAATATGCTCTCTTAAAAAGTTTCTACTTCAAAtcaataattcattaaaatttgaaaggaaCTATCTATACCTAACAAAATTGTACTCTGGATTTTTCTATACTCAATTGCCATAATATGCTCCCTTAAATCTATCcatataatatctaaaaattgaaacataacatttattattgttacactTATGTTGAGCCACATTAGTGTAACATTTCGGtttattttggtccatttcTGTACATTTGGCCTAGTTCGGTCCATTTTAGTCTACAGTAGTCCATTCAGTCCAATTTGATCCTTTCGGTCTACTTCAGTGATGCTTTGGGAAGAGAGATTTGTGAAGAAAGAGAATTGCtgctttattaacaattatgtCACATTCTCAAAGTAATGTTGGTTGgctattaacaaaattacatttttttaaatggttttaaagttttgtatttttttttgtaatatgaTAAATGTTGGGTTTACTTATATCAGCTTCATGAATCTTTAGGTTATTCAAGACGTATAGAAAATAAACTGTTTGTAAGAAGtactaaaaacaaatttcaaccACACATTAcgttatttacaaaaaaaaaaaaaattacctttatataataattgatgtaaaatgcatCCAGttaccttgaaaaaaaaaattccaaaatttaaatcattttcaaataacaaatatagatagcttaatttttaaaaaatctaatatattgtatcaactatactttgttaaaaaataatcacataattTTACGAAGGATTTGGGACTAACACTTCTAAGTCttttactattttcattttctacttAACAAGAaaacaatttattaaatttttccATTCATTGCAAAAGTCTAGTAAAATAATGAAAAGGGGGATAGAAAAACTAGACAAGAAAGACACACTTCATTCTTAAGTTGTCATCTACTTATCAGAAAGTGAATTAAAGCCACTTCAGACATTCATAAAAATGTAGATAAAGTTCCACTACATATCATATGCTTTATTTTAAAGCATTATGTACAAGCATCAGAATACCATATAATTCCATAGTTTCACCATCAACTTGCTTCTACACCAGAATAGATAAgcaagaagaaaatttaaatttttgcttCCTCGAGTGCTACTTTCCCTTTCTGAAAGCATTCATAGTTGAAAGCAGCAAAGTTTTTCACATTTCTATATAGCCTTGGCCTTTCCTCGTCTATCAATTGTTCCACAGGTCCAATCTCTTTATCCGGCTCTGGCTCATTAAACGTGGCCACAGATATCCTCAGCTTGTCTGTGTTAGTCAATACGCTATGCAGTGGGCTCTTGAAAATTCCATTGCTCATTATCTGCACGAATTCATACAACAAACTACATATAtatcaaacttgtaaatttcttttataggttAGGCATCTCAGTGCATATTAATTGATTGCAGCTATAACATGTCAGTATCATGAATCTTTAATTTActagtttaaatatttttaaatattgaatGAATAACACAGTACTTTGTATGAAGGTGACATTTCTTTGCATGCAAAACTTGCTTAAGCGCTACTAAGTGACCCTCCAACTAACTAAGTCATACCTGCATTTGATCCTTAAGATTGACAACAAGAGCATGAGGAATTACAGGAACGTTAATCCATTTGTCatctttgaaaatttgaagaCCTCCTACTTCATCATCTTGCAAGAGAACTGTGGTTCCTGATCTATCTGAATGAGCTTTGACACCTAGAACCATATCAGGTCTAGAACAAGGTGGATAGAAGTTAAATCTTGCTTTGATCAGTGAGTTGTCTCCAAACTGGCTTGAGAAGCTGCCCTCTACCAAATTCAGAGACTTTTCCATGGCCTTAAAGAGTATATCCATGACACCCTTCAACTTCACAACATATTCGTGTAGAATATCTCTGTAAAATTAAACAAAGGATTAATCACTAACAATATGAAAAAGGACTTTATCTATGGAAATGCTTCACCATGTTAATCTAAGTCAGAAAATGCTAGACAAAGGATAAAAAAACGAAGTGAAATGTTAATACTACTGCcagttttattagaaaatatttaaaaattaacagatAATATATGTGATTGATTGATTGGTGCCACATTAACAACataacaattgaattttttaataacttttatatGTTATAGTTAAAAGTTGATGCATCAGTTTATAAAGTCtatatgtagtaaaatttttctaacatcactcaaataaaattatgtaaattctATTTTGATCTCTTCATCATGATGATATTAAAAACTGaatagagataaaaaaaaattaaaaattaaaaaaaaaagtatattaaaCTTACTTGAAATCACTTGGATTTTCTGGCCAAAAATTGAGCCTTCTTTGGTCTTCTGGGAAGACCTTAAGAGATAGGCGACTGCTCCAGTCAAGGATTTGCTTTTCTGAAACTACTCGGTCTTGCCCATACCCTTCAACCTCATGTGCTGCTCGGGAGTACTTATGCTTTTCTTCTACTGGAAGTGCAAAAAACTGTTTTGCAACTTCGCGTAACTTGTCAAGTAGTGAACTTGGAATTCCATGACCTATTGCCTGAGGCTCAAAGGTAGCTTATGACAAGTtcttatagaaaaataaatgcaCAAATTCAATTCATTTCTTTTAGGATCTAAACATATTATTCAATCCAGATAAACGTTCAACTATCTatctgaaaattttcaaactgtTTTCTTTCTAGACTCCAGTGCAGGCAAGcacagttcttttttttttttcttttttgcattcAATAAGAGGTGGAGACTTGAATCATGAATGTCTTTGTTGGAAATAGCATAAAATgtta
This genomic stretch from Castanea sativa cultivar Marrone di Chiusa Pesio chromosome 1, ASM4071231v1 harbors:
- the LOC142640674 gene encoding codeine O-demethylase-like isoform X1, which produces MDTVYVTAKMDTFSKSVEEMSINSEEPPQEYIVKDCSFGSIESSDPSPASIPIIDISIFSLHDPKEVGNALEKLRSALSSGGCFQSVEEMSINSEEPPQEYIVKDSSFGSMESSDPSLGSIPIIDINIFSLSSSHDPKEVENEFEKLRSALCSGGCFQAIGHGIPSSLLDKLREVAKQFFALPVEEKHKYSRAAHEVEGYGQDRVVSEKQILDWSSRLSLKVFPEDQRRLNFWPENPSDFKDILHEYVVKLKGVMDILFKAMEKSLNLVEGSFSSQFGDNSLIKARFNFYPPCSRPDMVLGVKAHSDRSGTTVLLQDDEVGGLQIFKDDKWINVPVIPHALVVNLKDQMQIMSNGIFKSPLHSVLTNTDKLRISVATFNEPEPDKEIGPVEQLIDEERPRLYRNVKNFAAFNYECFQKGKVALEEAKI
- the LOC142635116 gene encoding protein LATERAL BRANCHING OXIDOREDUCTASE 1-like, yielding MGERSTMFARFNLYPPSPRPDIVLGLKPHADGSAITFVLQDKEVEGLQFLKDNQWIRVPVIPQALVINIGDQAEIMSNGIFKSPVHRVVTNSERERISVAVFSSPDSDKEFEPIGRLFNDSRPRLYKKVKNYVDTYFQYYQQGKRPIDAVRN
- the LOC142640674 gene encoding codeine O-demethylase-like isoform X2 is translated as MDTVYVTAKMDTFSKSVEEMSINSEEPPQEYIVKDCSFGSIESSDPSPASIPIIDISIFSLHDPKEVGNALEKLRSALSSGGCFQAIGHGIPSSLLDKLREVAKQFFALPVEEKHKYSRAAHEVEGYGQDRVVSEKQILDWSSRLSLKVFPEDQRRLNFWPENPSDFKDILHEYVVKLKGVMDILFKAMEKSLNLVEGSFSSQFGDNSLIKARFNFYPPCSRPDMVLGVKAHSDRSGTTVLLQDDEVGGLQIFKDDKWINVPVIPHALVVNLKDQMQIMSNGIFKSPLHSVLTNTDKLRISVATFNEPEPDKEIGPVEQLIDEERPRLYRNVKNFAAFNYECFQKGKVALEEAKI